In one window of Gemmatimonadales bacterium DNA:
- a CDS encoding DUF3500 domain-containing protein, with the protein MGSGRRAATFILLLTIAGGVFASADRRGGAASEPTGPVHVPEFADLRQAADSFLASLEPGQRSRAVFAFEDAERLNWHFVPRTRRGLSLKEMTPEQQGLARGILRVGLSKRGYLTASTIIELELVLREMGENPRVRDPELYFFSIFGTPSDTTPWGFRAEGHHLSLNFTLVRDSLIATAPAFLGANPAEVRSGTRRGLRALAAEEDIGRELILSLDERQRRVALIAAVAPSDIVTGNAARVDPLAPIGIRATELRPDQAAILVRLLDLYLDRMAEPLAARRRASLERTDFGRVAFAWAGSTQRGAGHYYRIQGPTFLVEYDNTQNGANHIHTVWRDFDGDFGRDLLREHYRTAPPSHGH; encoded by the coding sequence ATGGGCAGCGGCAGACGGGCGGCCACGTTCATCCTTCTGTTGACGATCGCGGGCGGCGTCTTCGCCTCCGCCGACCGTCGCGGCGGGGCCGCATCTGAACCGACCGGGCCTGTACACGTACCTGAGTTTGCGGACCTGCGGCAGGCGGCGGACTCGTTCCTCGCCAGTCTCGAACCGGGGCAACGCTCGAGGGCGGTCTTCGCGTTCGAGGACGCCGAGCGCCTCAACTGGCACTTCGTACCGCGGACGCGGCGGGGCCTGTCGCTCAAGGAGATGACCCCGGAGCAGCAGGGCCTGGCGCGCGGTATTCTCCGGGTGGGCCTGAGCAAGCGCGGCTACCTCACGGCAAGTACGATCATCGAGCTTGAACTCGTGCTGCGTGAGATGGGCGAGAATCCGCGGGTGCGCGACCCGGAGCTGTACTTCTTCAGCATCTTTGGCACACCCTCGGATACGACCCCGTGGGGCTTTCGAGCCGAAGGTCACCACCTCTCCCTCAACTTCACGCTCGTCCGGGACTCGCTGATCGCGACCGCTCCGGCGTTCCTGGGCGCGAACCCGGCCGAAGTGCGGAGCGGGACACGGCGGGGGCTCCGAGCGCTGGCTGCGGAGGAGGACATCGGCCGTGAGCTCATTCTGTCGCTCGACGAGCGCCAGCGTCGCGTCGCGCTGATCGCGGCGGTGGCGCCGAGCGATATTGTGACCGGCAATGCCGCGCGGGTCGATCCGCTCGCGCCGATCGGGATCCGCGCCACCGAGCTCCGGCCGGACCAGGCCGCGATCCTGGTCCGGCTGCTCGATCTCTATCTCGACCGGATGGCTGAGCCGCTTGCTGCGCGTCGTCGCGCCTCTCTCGAGCGAACCGACTTCGGCCGGGTCGCGTTCGCCTGGGCGGGCTCGACCCAGCGCGGCGCGGGGCACTACTACCGCATCCAGGGGCCGACCTTTCTCGTCGAGTACGACAATACTCAGAACGGCGCCAACCACATCCACACCGTCTGGCGCGACTTCGACGGCGACTTCGGTCGCGACCTGCTGCGCGAGCACTATCGCACCGCCCCGCCTTCGCACGGACACTGA
- a CDS encoding aldo/keto reductase, producing MMNRRHWLGITGGAGAALALNPRLLAALSSQQLLTRAVPSTGERLPLIGLGSSATFAQVARSEDSSALREVFRAMTDKGATVFDTAPSYGSSEQVAGDIAAELGISDKVFWATKMNVAQGPNAPADAARAREQVETSLKRLRKRPVDLIQVHGPIDMPTQLGVLKEVKKAGRIRYIGVTSTSKSQYEEMERLMRSEPLDFIGIDYAIDNRSVEERILPAAADRGIGTLIYLPFGRTRLWKRVAGRPVPEWAKEFDAHTWGQFFLKFVAADPRVTVITPATSRAANMTDNLGAAVGRLPDAAMRKRMIAHVEALPA from the coding sequence ATGATGAATCGACGCCATTGGCTGGGAATCACGGGGGGCGCGGGCGCCGCGCTGGCCCTCAACCCGCGCCTGCTTGCCGCCCTCAGTAGCCAGCAACTCCTTACCCGGGCCGTGCCGTCCACCGGCGAGCGTCTGCCGCTGATCGGACTGGGCAGCTCCGCCACGTTCGCGCAGGTCGCCCGGAGCGAGGACAGCTCCGCACTGCGCGAGGTCTTCCGCGCCATGACCGACAAGGGCGCCACCGTATTCGATACCGCGCCTTCCTACGGCTCGTCGGAGCAGGTTGCCGGTGACATTGCAGCGGAACTCGGCATCAGCGACAAGGTCTTCTGGGCGACCAAGATGAACGTGGCCCAGGGCCCGAACGCGCCTGCGGACGCGGCGCGAGCGCGGGAGCAGGTCGAGACCTCGCTCAAGCGGCTGCGCAAGCGGCCGGTCGACCTGATCCAGGTCCACGGCCCAATCGATATGCCGACCCAGCTCGGCGTCCTGAAAGAGGTGAAGAAGGCGGGACGGATTCGCTACATCGGCGTGACGAGCACCTCCAAATCGCAGTACGAGGAGATGGAGCGCCTGATGCGGAGCGAGCCGCTCGACTTCATCGGCATCGACTACGCCATCGACAACCGCAGCGTCGAGGAGCGCATTCTTCCGGCAGCAGCGGACCGCGGCATCGGCACGCTGATCTACCTTCCGTTCGGCCGCACTCGGCTGTGGAAGCGGGTCGCGGGTCGGCCCGTGCCGGAGTGGGCCAAGGAGTTCGACGCGCATACCTGGGGTCAGTTCTTCCTCAAGTTCGTCGCGGCCGATCCGCGGGTCACCGTCATCACGCCGGCCACCAGCCGCGCCGCGAACATGACCGACAACCTCGGGGCGGCGGTGGGTCGACTCCCGGACGCGGCCATGCGGAAGCGGATGATTGCACACGTGGAGGCGCTGCCGGCGTAA
- a CDS encoding histidine kinase — translation MPEITERSGTVRFRGRGWTVLAWWLLAWNAAVPIRLVGMLAGPARSPAPMDEAVVMLILDQTSWALATYLMYHLALRARHRPLRQVLTVLGVLAVPLMVLRHWVYTASLSTLLGWPAPPPMRALWFQGPLYLFLLIAAAALGLLVVYMQRERDNAVLQANLQAELASARLQTLRLQLNPHFLFNALNSIASLVPSDAAKADTAIAALSSFLRASLSVTRGEETTLENELRLVDAYLEIEALRFEWLTVDLDVPDPLRYACVPAFVLQLLVENAIRHGLAPRRAPGRVHLAARRDGDALELCVTDDGVGLGAELSAGSGDSSLGIGLQNVRARLAQLYGSGATLTLGPADPQGTVATMRIPYRICPAEPVLRGADV, via the coding sequence ATGCCAGAGATCACGGAACGAAGCGGCACGGTACGCTTTCGCGGGCGCGGCTGGACCGTTCTTGCCTGGTGGCTGCTCGCGTGGAATGCCGCCGTTCCGATCCGCCTCGTCGGCATGCTCGCCGGCCCTGCGCGCAGTCCCGCCCCCATGGACGAAGCCGTCGTGATGCTGATCCTGGATCAGACGTCCTGGGCCCTGGCGACCTACCTGATGTACCACCTCGCGCTTCGGGCTCGTCACCGTCCGCTCCGACAAGTGCTGACAGTCCTCGGCGTGCTGGCCGTTCCGCTCATGGTGCTGCGGCATTGGGTCTACACCGCCTCACTCAGTACTCTGCTTGGCTGGCCGGCGCCGCCGCCCATGCGCGCCCTCTGGTTCCAGGGGCCGCTCTATCTGTTCCTGCTGATTGCGGCCGCTGCGCTTGGCCTGCTGGTGGTGTATATGCAGCGCGAGCGCGACAACGCCGTGCTCCAGGCCAACCTGCAGGCCGAGCTCGCCTCGGCGCGGCTGCAGACGCTCCGGCTCCAGCTCAACCCGCACTTCCTGTTCAATGCGCTCAACTCGATCGCGAGTCTCGTTCCCTCCGATGCGGCCAAGGCCGACACCGCCATCGCGGCCCTCTCTTCCTTTCTGCGCGCCTCGCTGTCCGTGACGCGCGGTGAAGAGACGACCCTGGAGAACGAGCTTCGCCTCGTTGATGCCTACCTGGAAATCGAAGCCCTCCGGTTCGAGTGGCTGACCGTCGATCTCGACGTGCCGGACCCGCTGCGCTATGCCTGCGTGCCGGCGTTCGTGCTGCAGCTCCTGGTGGAGAACGCGATCCGCCACGGGTTGGCGCCGCGCCGCGCACCGGGGCGAGTCCACCTTGCCGCGCGGCGTGATGGCGACGCGCTGGAGCTCTGCGTGACTGACGACGGCGTCGGGCTCGGCGCCGAGCTGAGCGCGGGGTCGGGTGACAGCTCGCTGGGCATCGGCTTGCAGAACGTGCGAGCGCGGCTGGCCCAGCTGTATGGCTCCGGGGCGACCCTGACGCTCGGGCCAGCCGATCCGCAGGGGACCGTCGCGACGATGCGCATTCCCTATCGCATCTGCCCCGCCGAACCTGTGCTAAGGGGAGCTGACGTATGA
- a CDS encoding winged helix-turn-helix domain-containing protein yields MTALRVLIVDDEPLARQRLRHLLAELPGAEVVGECGDGSDAVRLIRDLDPDVVLLDVQMRETGGFALVDAIGADRMPPVVFVTAHDQFALRAFEVSAVDYLLKPVQTSELARALHRAAERRRATNPALHRNLRALLETVRTMLGETPGAQLPVPLGSISAAGSTVTFSNVVVDLRAHTVHRDGVGVALSPRGYALLVTLVTRPDEVITRAQLLREIWGYSSDVMSRTVDMHIMELRRKLEADPADPRHFLTVRKIGYRFTPGGS; encoded by the coding sequence ATGACGGCTCTTCGGGTGCTGATCGTGGACGACGAGCCGCTGGCACGTCAACGGTTGCGCCACCTCCTGGCCGAGCTGCCTGGTGCGGAGGTCGTCGGCGAATGTGGTGACGGTAGCGATGCGGTCAGGCTGATTCGAGACCTCGATCCTGACGTCGTCCTCCTCGATGTGCAGATGCGCGAGACGGGCGGCTTTGCGCTCGTCGATGCGATTGGCGCGGACCGGATGCCGCCGGTCGTCTTCGTCACCGCGCACGACCAGTTCGCGCTCCGGGCCTTCGAGGTCAGCGCGGTCGACTACCTGCTCAAGCCGGTTCAGACCTCCGAGCTGGCTCGCGCGCTGCACCGCGCTGCGGAGCGCCGCCGGGCCACGAATCCGGCGCTGCATCGCAACCTGCGCGCCCTGCTGGAGACGGTGCGGACCATGCTCGGTGAAACGCCTGGTGCGCAACTGCCGGTGCCGCTCGGGTCGATCAGTGCGGCCGGGTCAACGGTCACCTTTTCCAACGTCGTCGTCGACCTGCGCGCTCACACGGTCCACCGGGACGGGGTCGGTGTCGCGCTCTCGCCCCGAGGGTACGCCCTTCTGGTGACGCTCGTCACGCGGCCGGATGAGGTGATCACCCGGGCGCAACTGCTGCGGGAGATCTGGGGCTACTCGTCCGACGTGATGTCCCGCACGGTCGACATGCACATCATGGAACTGCGCCGTAAGCTCGAGGCGGACCCGGCGGACCCGCGCCACTTTCTCACCGTCCGGAAGATCGGGTATCGCTTCACGCCTGGAGGCTCTTGA
- a CDS encoding aldo/keto reductase: MINRREFLGVTAGAGATMALTPELLRAVQALQGQGALIHRAIPSTGETVPMVGLSFSNHVSCSDPAALKEVVKTFADGGGRVFDLMHGNAAAEQFHATVANELGIQNKLFWSTRGSPSGGPGGPPVHNAANARAQIETTLARLKVSRIDLVMVNPIADPSYIGVLQEAKKAGQVRYIGAQVISDNAYPQLEAAMRNEPIDFIGVDYDIGNRDRVEDTILPLAQERKIGVMAFFPFGNAGGVSCAGGTRLFQRVASTPLPEWAAGFGATTWAQFFLKYVISHPAVTVARVGTTKPAHMLDNLAGGIGRLPDEATRKRMAALIDALPLPPPPAPRRQ; this comes from the coding sequence ATGATCAACCGCCGAGAGTTCTTGGGGGTCACCGCCGGCGCCGGCGCTACGATGGCGCTGACACCGGAGCTGCTGCGCGCCGTCCAAGCTCTGCAGGGCCAGGGTGCCCTGATACACCGAGCGATTCCATCGACCGGTGAGACCGTCCCGATGGTTGGGCTGTCGTTCTCGAATCACGTCTCGTGTTCGGATCCCGCCGCGCTCAAGGAGGTCGTCAAGACGTTTGCCGACGGTGGCGGCAGGGTCTTCGACCTGATGCATGGCAACGCAGCCGCCGAGCAGTTCCACGCCACGGTGGCCAACGAACTCGGCATTCAGAACAAGCTCTTCTGGTCGACCCGGGGCTCTCCGTCGGGCGGCCCGGGTGGCCCGCCGGTGCACAACGCCGCCAACGCGAGAGCGCAGATCGAGACGACACTGGCGCGGCTCAAGGTGTCGAGGATCGACCTCGTCATGGTCAACCCCATAGCCGACCCCTCGTACATCGGTGTGTTGCAGGAGGCGAAAAAGGCGGGGCAGGTCCGGTACATCGGCGCGCAGGTCATCAGCGACAACGCCTATCCCCAGCTCGAGGCCGCCATGCGCAACGAGCCGATCGACTTCATCGGGGTCGACTACGATATCGGAAATCGCGACCGCGTCGAGGACACCATCCTGCCGCTGGCTCAGGAGCGGAAGATCGGCGTGATGGCCTTCTTTCCGTTCGGCAACGCTGGAGGAGTCAGTTGCGCAGGTGGCACCAGACTCTTCCAGCGCGTGGCCAGCACGCCCCTTCCCGAGTGGGCTGCCGGCTTCGGCGCCACGACGTGGGCGCAGTTCTTCCTCAAGTATGTCATCAGCCACCCGGCCGTTACGGTCGCGCGGGTGGGCACGACCAAGCCGGCGCACATGCTCGACAACCTGGCGGGTGGCATCGGTCGCCTGCCTGACGAGGCGACCCGGAAGCGGATGGCGGCGCTGATCGATGCGCTGCCTCTGCCACCGCCGCCAGCGCCCAGGCGCCAGTAG
- a CDS encoding protein kinase yields MSGDTPSRVIADRYEVLSVIGQGSSARTLLCSDLRESRQVVVKELHFAHLTDWKHLELFEREAKMLGRLEHPSIPRVFDYFQGEGEAATFYIVQEYIEAPSLLQRLDAGPMLGQQEIHGIAVGLLDVLDYLHGRAPPVVHRDIKPANVLLRTNGTPALIDFGGVRAGWQAGGTTGATVVGTFGYMAPECFAGQAGPKSDLYSLGATLLHLVTGRPPSEFFSETGRIEVPEDLPGDKPLIGLLEALLRPAPRDRPSTASAARDLLMNPAPRTTTQAVARRPAPATAVAAPRKTAMGESGEPRFVHMGNPPRDPKGELSDVYRNLMHPLFPARRPWSDVEHFFWVGFAGFASVATLGVVPAVYSWIVHRRRKTYEDLFRRGTFTTGTILSIPTSDVAMSTTIKYEFEVDGATYRGYMRQPREMARYWIASDTVAVLYDPDDPSQSCIVYR; encoded by the coding sequence GTGAGCGGGGACACACCCAGCCGCGTCATTGCGGATCGCTACGAGGTGCTCTCGGTCATCGGCCAGGGATCATCGGCGCGCACACTCCTCTGCTCCGACCTGCGCGAGAGCCGACAGGTCGTCGTCAAAGAGCTGCACTTTGCTCACCTGACCGACTGGAAGCACCTCGAACTCTTCGAGCGCGAGGCCAAGATGCTCGGCCGCCTCGAGCACCCGAGCATTCCCCGCGTGTTCGATTACTTCCAGGGCGAGGGCGAGGCAGCAACCTTCTATATCGTGCAGGAGTACATCGAGGCGCCCTCCCTGCTGCAACGACTGGACGCCGGCCCGATGCTCGGTCAGCAGGAAATCCACGGCATTGCGGTCGGGTTGCTCGACGTGCTGGACTACCTGCACGGTCGGGCGCCGCCGGTCGTTCACCGCGACATCAAGCCGGCCAATGTGTTGCTACGCACGAATGGAACCCCAGCTCTGATCGACTTTGGCGGCGTGCGCGCCGGTTGGCAGGCTGGCGGTACGACGGGCGCGACCGTGGTCGGTACCTTCGGATACATGGCGCCCGAGTGTTTCGCCGGGCAGGCCGGGCCGAAGTCCGACCTCTACTCGCTCGGCGCGACGCTGCTTCACCTCGTGACGGGGCGCCCACCAAGCGAGTTCTTCTCCGAGACCGGGCGCATCGAAGTGCCCGAGGACCTGCCGGGCGACAAGCCGCTGATCGGCCTGCTCGAGGCACTGCTGCGCCCTGCCCCGCGAGACCGGCCGAGTACGGCGAGTGCCGCCCGCGACCTGCTGATGAATCCTGCGCCACGGACCACGACCCAGGCGGTCGCCAGGCGACCGGCGCCGGCAACCGCCGTGGCGGCGCCGCGCAAGACCGCCATGGGCGAGAGCGGCGAACCGCGGTTCGTCCATATGGGCAATCCGCCCCGCGATCCGAAAGGGGAGCTCAGCGACGTCTATCGGAACCTGATGCACCCGCTCTTCCCCGCCCGCCGACCCTGGTCGGATGTCGAGCACTTCTTCTGGGTCGGGTTTGCCGGGTTCGCATCCGTGGCCACGCTCGGTGTTGTGCCCGCCGTCTACAGTTGGATCGTCCACCGGCGCCGGAAGACGTACGAGGATCTGTTCCGGCGGGGTACCTTCACCACGGGCACGATTCTGAGCATTCCGACCTCAGACGTGGCCATGTCTACGACCATCAAGTATGAGTTCGAGGTCGACGGCGCTACCTACCGAGGCTACATGCGTCAGCCGAGAGAAATGGCCCGGTACTGGATCGCGTCGGACACCGTCGCGGTCCTCTACGACCCGGACGATCCCAGCCAGTCCTGCATCGTGTACAGGTAG
- a CDS encoding methyltransferase domain-containing protein translates to MSTPDPISLLFSGMEKLGPGGNTHTLHVLGLLPTRSFQVVVDAGCGTGRQTLALATELGVLVHAVDTYEPFLSELTRRAREARVDSLVQTHCMDMESVPNAFPAIDLLWSEGAAYNIGYANALSTWASAVVPQGFAVVSELCWLTPQAPAAITEYFRVGYPEMKSVQENLAIAEAAGFRVLATYTLPREAWIEGYYDILESRAKALVDHSDQSVRDFATETLREIEIFDRSDGAYGYVFFALQRV, encoded by the coding sequence ATGAGCACACCGGATCCGATCAGCCTGCTCTTCAGCGGCATGGAGAAGCTTGGGCCCGGCGGCAACACCCATACACTGCATGTGCTTGGTCTCCTTCCAACGCGATCGTTCCAGGTCGTTGTCGACGCCGGATGCGGAACAGGCCGTCAGACCCTGGCCCTGGCCACGGAACTCGGCGTGCTGGTTCACGCAGTCGACACTTACGAGCCATTCTTGAGTGAGTTGACCCGGCGCGCTCGGGAAGCCAGGGTCGACTCGCTGGTGCAAACTCATTGCATGGACATGGAAAGCGTCCCGAATGCCTTTCCAGCCATCGATCTGCTCTGGTCCGAAGGCGCAGCCTACAACATCGGCTACGCCAACGCGCTCTCTACCTGGGCTTCTGCGGTCGTGCCCCAGGGATTCGCGGTTGTCAGCGAACTATGCTGGCTCACGCCGCAGGCGCCTGCGGCCATTACGGAGTACTTCAGAGTCGGGTACCCGGAGATGAAGTCGGTTCAAGAGAATCTGGCGATCGCTGAGGCCGCGGGCTTTAGAGTGCTCGCGACCTATACGCTACCTCGGGAGGCTTGGATCGAGGGCTATTACGACATCCTCGAGTCGCGAGCAAAGGCCTTGGTTGACCACTCAGACCAATCTGTCAGGGACTTTGCAACTGAAACCCTGAGGGAGATCGAGATTTTCGATCGGTCCGATGGGGCCTATGGTTATGTCTTCTTCGCGTTACAACGAGTCTGA